A stretch of the uncultured Cohaesibacter sp. genome encodes the following:
- a CDS encoding DNA repair exonuclease produces MRFIHAADFHLGKPFGQFDEETRVALRQARLDALRASGEAARLHDAPFVLIAGDTFDAEAPPSKLVKRALDVMVAEPSVTWVWMPGNHDSLAAADLWERIARDKPGNVILATDAAPLLIGDDAAILPAPPTVRSPGFDLTEWMGLAETGERIRIGLAHGGVTEFGSEDGGLAIIPPDRAERSELDYLALGDWHGQMRISDRCWYAGASEADSFKGHDAAGVLLVDVATRGAVPTVEPIPIGRYHWQRTEQTFFPGCDPVRILDDALPHEARDRALVRFVGTGRLGLSEHAALRKACEAVADDFHFFDFDLSRIGVEQSVEDLDVIAESGALRVAAESLLAETSLEGRTEQDARIAQTALSHLFHLAQEVGQ; encoded by the coding sequence ATGCGCTTCATTCATGCCGCCGACTTTCATCTCGGCAAGCCGTTCGGACAATTTGACGAAGAAACACGGGTTGCCTTGCGGCAGGCCCGGCTGGACGCCCTGCGGGCTTCGGGAGAAGCGGCTCGTTTGCATGATGCACCCTTTGTCCTGATTGCCGGGGATACGTTCGATGCGGAAGCGCCACCCTCCAAGCTGGTCAAGCGGGCGCTCGACGTCATGGTGGCGGAGCCTTCGGTCACTTGGGTCTGGATGCCAGGCAACCATGATTCCCTTGCGGCGGCGGATCTATGGGAACGGATTGCACGTGACAAGCCGGGCAATGTGATTTTGGCAACGGATGCCGCTCCCCTTTTGATCGGCGACGATGCGGCGATCCTGCCTGCTCCACCGACAGTCAGAAGCCCCGGTTTCGATTTGACGGAATGGATGGGCCTTGCGGAGACGGGCGAGCGGATCCGAATTGGCCTCGCCCATGGGGGCGTTACCGAATTTGGCTCCGAAGACGGTGGGCTGGCAATCATCCCTCCGGACCGTGCCGAGCGATCCGAGCTTGATTATCTGGCTTTGGGAGACTGGCATGGTCAGATGCGTATCAGTGATCGTTGCTGGTATGCGGGTGCATCTGAGGCTGACAGCTTCAAGGGTCATGATGCTGCGGGGGTGCTATTGGTTGACGTGGCCACGCGTGGTGCGGTGCCGACGGTCGAGCCGATCCCGATCGGACGTTATCATTGGCAGCGCACCGAGCAGACCTTTTTTCCTGGTTGTGATCCGGTGAGAATCCTGGACGATGCTCTGCCACATGAGGCGCGAGATCGGGCTTTGGTACGGTTTGTCGGGACTGGACGACTGGGGCTATCCGAGCATGCCGCATTGCGTAAGGCGTGTGAAGCGGTCGCTGATGACTTTCATTTTTTTGATTTTGATCTTAGCCGCATTGGCGTCGAACAGTCGGTTGAAGATCTTGACGTGATCGCCGAGAGCGGTGCCTTGCGGGTAGCAGCTGAAAGTCTGCTCGCTGAGACCAGCCTTGAGGGACGGACCGAGCAAGACGCCCGCATTGCGCAGACGGCCTTGTCGCATTTGTTCCATCTGGCTCAGGAGGTGGGCCAATGA